Part of the Halorubrum lacusprofundi ATCC 49239 genome, ATGGAGTACTTGACTTGTGATTAGTTATCCAAAATTCAGGTAATTTATCCTAACACGATATTATCTATATTGCCGAACCAGATCCTGGATTTCTCCCTTATCGAGCGGCTCAATCTTTACACGCTTGCCGTCAAAAGTGTAAAAGATCTCAGCTGTCACGGTTCGGTCTGGATACAGTTCAGACACAATGTGATAGTAGACACTCAATTGCTTACGATATTCGGATTCTGCGTGTTGATCTAAGTCAGTCTTGTGGTCGACAATTTCGATGCGGTCAGGAGTGATATGGAGGAGATCGATGATCCCAGAGATCGTCACACGCTCGCCGTCGACATCGACTGGAAGGAACGCCTGTTCCTCGGCTATGGTCTGTCCCTCCATCGAGTCTAACAGTACCTTGACGTTGGCTTCATCCTCGCTGTCGGGCTCTATCTTTTTTCAAGGCGAGAATCCCGCCGTTTACGGCGGGCGTGAAGCCGACAACTCCCTCACGTTCCACCGTCGGTTGCAGTCTGAATACCCCACGACGGCAAACCTTTATTAGAATTGGGTGTGTAGAAATCAGTACGACCAAATGAAGTACAACCTCGAAACTGGGTCGCACACGGTCTACGCGCTCCAATATCACTTCGTGACCGTCACGAAGTACCGCGCAGACCTACTCACCGACGAAATCGCAGAACGGGTCGGTGAGATTGCCAGCGACATCTCCGAGGACTTCGGCGTAAACATCCAGAACGTCAACGGCGGAAGCGACCACGTTCACATCCTCTTCACGGCGAAGCCAACGACCGACCTCACCAAGTTCATCAACTCACTCAAGGGCGTCACATCTCGCAAAATCCGTGACGAGAACCCCGAGGTTCGGCAGGCGCTCGACAAAGCGTTCTGGCAACCGGGATACTTCCTCACCACCACTGGCCAAGTGAGCATCGACGTGCTGATGGAGTACGTGGAGGAGCAGTAGCGTGTCCACGACCGTCACGAAGACGTTGCAGGCGACGTTCGCACCCCCCACCGCGCACAAGCAGTCGAAACTCAACGACCTGCTCGAAACCTACCGTGACGGTCTGCAAGAAGCGTTCGACGCCGGGGCGAGTACCATGTCCTCGGTGAGCGACATCGTGACGCCCTACGACTTGCCGTATCAGGCCAAAGCCGCGCTCTGCAACTACGTCCCGAAACTCCGCAAGACGTACAACGCGCAGGATTTGGACGACGAACACCCGATACGACTCACGAACCAAGCCGCGAAGTTCGACCACTCGGAAGAACGCGACTACGAGTTTACGTGGTGGGTTCCTCGTCCCGGTCGGGGAACGAATTTCTGGATGCCGCTCCGCATCAATCCCGAACAGGAAGACCTCTGGCACGACCTCGTATCCGAGGACGCGAAAGCGGGCGAGATACGGCTTCAACAGCATCGGAAGAATTGGGTACTACACGTCACCGTCGAGTACCCGGTTGAAGAACCAGCGGCGGACGGTGACGCCACGCACATCGGCTTAGACATCGGAGAAACCGCCCTCATCACGGGCTGTGCCCTCAAGGACGGTTCTCCGACTGACCCGTTCGTGTGTAGCGGAAGCAGAGCGAAGCATCTCCGAAAAGAGATGCACACGACCCTGAAACGACTGCAAGAGCGTGACGCTTCGGAGTGGCGTACCGACGAACGGTTCGACCACTACCAGAACGCCCTCACCGACATCGTGGAGAAAGCGTCTCGGGAAGCCGTCGAGTACGCCAAGCAGTTTGAAAATCCGGTGTTGGTGATGGAGGACTTGACGTACATCCGTGAGCGTCTCGACTACGGGAAGTACATGAACCGTCGGCTTCACTCGTGGGCGTTCGCCCGACTCCAAGGGCGCATCGAGGACAAGGCGACGGAAGCAGGTATTCCGGTCGAGTACGTGAATCCGGCGTACACCTCGCAGACGTGCCACTCGTGCCACCGCATCGGTCGGCGGGACTCGCAGGCCGAGTTCCGGTGTCCGAACGATGACTGCCACGTTTCGACGTTTCAGGCCGACATCAACGCTTCCGCGAATATCGCACGACGGGTTGACCCGTGGGGAGAGAGCGTCCCGCTTGACAAGGCCGGACGCGATGACTCGCCTCGGGATGGGAGCGGTTGTGACACCGCCACGACTCACCGTGAGAAGAGCGTACCAGCGCAGATGACGCTCACGGCCTACGAAGAGTCGAAACCCTCTACCAGCGACGACTGACTGGTATTCCCCCTGCGTGGGAAGCCTCGCCGTTTACGGCGAGGAGGATGTCACATCCTCGCCGAGTACGTATGCCTCAGCGAAGTCGTGGACCTGTGAGCCAAACTCCATCCCGCGGCCACCAGTACCGTCGTCAAAGACAGCATCGTCAATGAACGTGTGTGGTGAGAACCGTGGAGACCCCTCACTCGCCGAGATTTCTACCTCGAAGGGAGACTCATCTACGGGCTCGGGCGTGAACGATGAAAGGTCGGGGTTGACAGCCTCGACGTCGACAGGAAGCTCCTCGAGAAACGTATTGGGATTCTCACCAGCGGTAAACACAACATGGTTCTCAGCGCGTGTGATGGCGACATAAAGCAATCTTCGTTCCTCATCATACTCGCGTGGGAGACATCGTCGGAGGACGTCTAGCTTCCAATTATCGTAGACGTACGGAACTCCATGAGCCACTTCCGAGTACAGTTTACGTCGACGGAGGCCGATGGGATCGTCGTAGGAGATATCAGTCCCACTTCCTCCTGAGGAAGGGAACTTATTGGTATTCATATTCGCGAGGATCACGATGGGATATTCGAGACCCTTCGTCGCGTGGATGGTCTGGACGGTCACTGAGTTGGTGCCAGCGCCAGCTTGGACCTCGTGTGTGCTGCCGGACTCGATTGCATCCTCAATGAACCGGATCAGATCGCCCCGGGTGAGCGTCGTAGCCTCGTACACTGACTGGACAGTATGGAGCACAACATCGGCCGTCGGACCCTCACAACCATATCGCTCAAATACGCGACGGGCAACGCCACCGAACGTCTCCAGTTTACGTAGCTCCTCCCGGAACCCGATCATCATCTCCGGATACGCCTCGTTTTTTAGGACTGCCTTTGACTCGTCGATTGTATAGCCTGCTTCCTCCAGGACGAGTGCCCAGCCGCGGTCGGCGTCCCGTTCAAGGATCCGGAACCATGCTAAGAGGAGCTTGGCAGCGTCAGTGCGGAACACCTCGATACCACCCTCGTACGCCATCGGAAGGCCACATTCCTCAGCCACATCCAACAGATCACGCCCGAAATCTCGAGTCCGCGTTACCACAGCTATATCACTGTACGTAGGTGCACGAAGTTCGCCATCTTTCTCAACCGCATAGGACTCGTTCCCAGTGATCTCATCGATTTTCGTGAGAATTGCTTCGTGTTCTTTGTCGCTGCGTATCGCCTCGATGATGCTGTTGTCGTAGTCAGCATCTGCAGTGAGCGACGTGATTTTCTCTCGAACGGCGTCGACATCGACTGATTCAGAGCTTGTCGCTGGTGTCGTGAGCGCATGCTCGGTGAAGTCCAACACCGACTGCGTCGAGCGGTAGTTGGTATCCAATTCAAGTTTCGTGACCGGTGTTGTGGGATACTGGATCCGGTCGTAGTCGTTGTTCAACTCCGTAGTGAACCGCTCAAGTCGCGTCTCGAACTCCCGGATGTTGTCGACATCAGCATATTGGAAACTGTAGATACTCTGTTTCCAGTCGCCGACCACACAGATATTGTTCGTCCCCGCCAGCAGTAGCGTCAGCTTGAACTGGATCTCACTGGAGTCCTGAAACTCGTCGACCATCACATATTCGTAGCCCAGCTCCTCCCGGAGTTCGTGGTCTTCGCACAATAGAACAAACGCGAACAGCTGGAGGAAGCTGAAGTTCAGATAATTGCGCCGGAGCGCAAACGAGAGGTAGGCGTGATACATGTCGTGAATGAACGTCTTGAGTTCCTCTCGGTCTTCCTCAAACACGCGACGGGCAACCGTGTCTGGTACCTGCTTACCGCCGTCACGAATTTCCCACCGTTCGGGAGCCTCCGGGAGGTAAGCCTTGTTCTCACCGTACTTATTGAGCTTCGCACGAAGGCGTGATTGTTTGCTCCCACCGTTCCGTGGTTCGTTAATCTCCTCAAACAGGTCCTCGAACGCCTCGAAATCGCCGTCAAGATGCGACTCGCCGTCGCGATACCAGCCCTTGGCCGTGGGGAACACGCCCTTCGCGGCAAGTTCCTTGATCAAATCAAGCAGTTCTGTGGTATCTGAGATGGCGGTGAAAAACGAGTTATACTCCGGATTAGTGTCCATAAACTGCCCGATGAACTCGTCGAACAGTGCCTCCTCAACTAGCTCATCCTCAAGGATCTGAGTTGACCCTGTAATCCGGTCATCGATACCGAGGTACGTCGGGACGGCATGGCCGTGTTCCTCCAGCAGATCGTTTGCCAGCGAGTGGAACGTCTGGATGGGTGCGTCTGTCAACTCCCGCATGCCATACTCACTTTGGCTCACGATCCGCTCCTTCATTTCGGCAGCCGCGTTGTTTGTGAACGTCACTAAGAGAATATCCGCAGGGTCAACATCACTCTGCTCGACAATCGTCGCGTACCGACGAGTGACGGTGAATGTCTTTCCGGTTCCGGCGCCAGCGTCGACGAGATGTAGTCCGTCTGTACTCTCAATGAGTCGACCTTGTTTCTCATTGGGATCGAAGTCGCTCATCGCTCACCCTCCAACAACAGGTCGCGGTTGTCGACGTACCTGTAGTTCGGCTCGCCAGCGAGGCCCTCCACAGGGAAGCGCTCGTCGCCAGCCAGTCGACGGTCGAGTTCGGTAAGACGGTCCTGGATGAATGTCTCGAATGCATCGAGATCGCTCTCGAAATAGTTACGCTCCCAGACACGGGTCATCTCCCGCATAGCCTGTTTGCTCCCCGTAGTCACGTACTTGTACTCACCAATAATGTCTTCCAACTGGTCAATCATCTGCTGGCCAAACGCCGATTCGATGAGTTCGTTGCTATCGGTTGTCTTCGGTGGCTTTTCCACCTCAAAGAGGTCATCGTACGCCTCATAATCTATTTTTGAAAGTATCTTTTGACATTTGTTCGCTCCATCCTCCAATAGATACTCAAAAAATTCTTCTCTGTTTACATACTCTTCTGGTGACGTGGGATAGTACGTCACAGTTGTCAGCGTATCCTCGATATCGACTTCACCCACAATAGCATCGTCTACTGTCTCAAGGAAGTGGAAGAATGTGAACTTCAGCCGCTCGTCCGGGAACTTTGAGCGCCAGTAGGTCAGGTATAACAGTGCCTGAAAGTTCGGCTCATCTGTCGGATCGTCGACCGAAGAGTGTTTCACCACATCACGTGCGCTTTTCTTCGAACCACTCTTGAAATCGGTCAGCTGGATTCGCGACTGAACCAAGTCGATCACACCGTTTATCCCGAGATCTTCGGCGTCGAACCGACGTTCAGTGACGGGCGAATCGACCGTTCGGTCGAAGTAATCAGCGATGATATTAGTGCCTCGTCCCGTTGAGGGTGTAAGAAAACTATCGTCAGTTGGCGGGTTTGCACCAAGATGAAAGATGATCGTTTTGAGACCGATTCGGTACTCCGTCCGGCGAGTTTCCTCGTCTACCGAGCGCATGAGTGGCCGCGCCTCTTCAAGCATGAACTCAACGGTTTCCTCGATCACAGTACTGTCGACAAACTCTGGATGGTTGACGTAGAATTCTGCGAAGTCGTGGAACAAATTACCCTCTGTGAAGTAATCTTTGTCCGGACTCTCAACCAACCGACTGAAATAGTAATCACGAGGTGAGTTGACATAAGTACTCAAGCTCGACTGGCTGATCGTCTCAACGGACTCTGTTGACACACTCGCAGACGTCTTCTCGAAGGCGGTTGGTGTTTCGAGATCGCTCCGTTGTGAGTGGGTCGTCGAGGGGAGGTCACTAAATCGATCGTACTCTTGTTCGAGTAGCTCCTCAAAGTAGAGACATGGAGTCACTGGGGACCCACCCGTGGAGTTTTGGACAAGATAGTGCTGCTTGCTGCCACTCTGGAGGAGGAGCTGAAATCCCTGAATATTGCGCGTATACTGTGCTTGCTGATCGACCCATGGTCGCCGTGGTGGCGAGTGAGTCCAGTCCTCATCAAGGCCGAGGAAGAAGACGACATCTCGTCCGACAAACGCCGCCGACTTTGCGTCTGCAAGGAGTACACCCTCGTTCTCACGATTAACCGGTACCTCGTACGATTGAAGGTAGAAAGATAGCTGGTCGACTCCGTGTTCAGTGACGGGTTCGTTTGCGATGCTGAGTGTGTCGAGTTCGTCACGGAATGTCTCAAGTTCGCAATTCGCTCGTTTCTTGAAGGCAGTTAGCGCCTCACCGAACGTGTATGTCTCAGCCTTACGACAGAAGTCAGTCAACCAGACAAGTTCGGGGGCCTCTGTCTGATACAACCGTTTTTCCTCGTGTGCAATGTCGAGGTCGATATTGAGCGTCGCAAGCAACGGACGTATCTCCTCAATGAGAGTCTCAGTCCCACGAAATGCCGTCCGAAGTAGCTGCAGAAACGCTCGGTGCTCCGCGAGGTCACTGAATCCTGGGCCTCCAAAGAACGGAATGCCAGCGGCTTCTAGCGCCGACTCAACAAGCGGTGAGTACTCGCTATTCTGATCCAATACAATGGCAACGTTCTCTGCATTCTTCACTGAGACCGAGTTTATGACGGCGTCGACGATAGCCGTGGTTGAGTCTAAAATACGGAACTCCGGCAGCTCGAAGGGATCGTCCGTGAACAGGTCGACCGTGTCGTACTCATCGGGGAGAAATGAGCGCTCCAACTGTGTGAGCATGTCAAAGCCGACGATGACTACGTCCTGATTTGGGTCGATGTTACCGATAGTGAGTTCCATCGATGCTGTGTCAATGTCAGCAATGCGCTTGACAGCACGCTCGGTTGCGTCGTCGACATACGCATCGTATTCAAGGATGGCGTTATGGGAGCCTTGGTGTTCCCAACACTGAAGAATATTTCCGATGGCGTAGGCAATCTGCTTCCACGAAATATCATCATGCTCAATTATATCAAGAAACGCGAGTCGATCTTCAGATTTCTCACGGCGGCCGGCAGCGAGCCGGCGCGGTGGGATTGCGAATGGGCCAAGATGCGGTTGGTCTAGCTGACGA contains:
- a CDS encoding PD-(D/E)XK nuclease family protein, which encodes MSFPKAKTPERLYNEVESYDLIITPDGPLASALNRQLDQPHLGPFAIPPRRLAAGRREKSEDRLAFLDIIEHDDISWKQIAYAIGNILQCWEHQGSHNAILEYDAYVDDATERAVKRIADIDTASMELTIGNIDPNQDVVIVGFDMLTQLERSFLPDEYDTVDLFTDDPFELPEFRILDSTTAIVDAVINSVSVKNAENVAIVLDQNSEYSPLVESALEAAGIPFFGGPGFSDLAEHRAFLQLLRTAFRGTETLIEEIRPLLATLNIDLDIAHEEKRLYQTEAPELVWLTDFCRKAETYTFGEALTAFKKRANCELETFRDELDTLSIANEPVTEHGVDQLSFYLQSYEVPVNRENEGVLLADAKSAAFVGRDVVFFLGLDEDWTHSPPRRPWVDQQAQYTRNIQGFQLLLQSGSKQHYLVQNSTGGSPVTPCLYFEELLEQEYDRFSDLPSTTHSQRSDLETPTAFEKTSASVSTESVETISQSSLSTYVNSPRDYYFSRLVESPDKDYFTEGNLFHDFAEFYVNHPEFVDSTVIEETVEFMLEEARPLMRSVDEETRRTEYRIGLKTIIFHLGANPPTDDSFLTPSTGRGTNIIADYFDRTVDSPVTERRFDAEDLGINGVIDLVQSRIQLTDFKSGSKKSARDVVKHSSVDDPTDEPNFQALLYLTYWRSKFPDERLKFTFFHFLETVDDAIVGEVDIEDTLTTVTYYPTSPEEYVNREEFFEYLLEDGANKCQKILSKIDYEAYDDLFEVEKPPKTTDSNELIESAFGQQMIDQLEDIIGEYKYVTTGSKQAMREMTRVWERNYFESDLDAFETFIQDRLTELDRRLAGDERFPVEGLAGEPNYRYVDNRDLLLEGER
- the tnpA gene encoding IS200/IS605-like element ISHla19 family transposase → MKYNLETGSHTVYALQYHFVTVTKYRADLLTDEIAERVGEIASDISEDFGVNIQNVNGGSDHVHILFTAKPTTDLTKFINSLKGVTSRKIRDENPEVRQALDKAFWQPGYFLTTTGQVSIDVLMEYVEEQ
- a CDS encoding RNA-guided endonuclease TnpB family protein is translated as MSTTVTKTLQATFAPPTAHKQSKLNDLLETYRDGLQEAFDAGASTMSSVSDIVTPYDLPYQAKAALCNYVPKLRKTYNAQDLDDEHPIRLTNQAAKFDHSEERDYEFTWWVPRPGRGTNFWMPLRINPEQEDLWHDLVSEDAKAGEIRLQQHRKNWVLHVTVEYPVEEPAADGDATHIGLDIGETALITGCALKDGSPTDPFVCSGSRAKHLRKEMHTTLKRLQERDASEWRTDERFDHYQNALTDIVEKASREAVEYAKQFENPVLVMEDLTYIRERLDYGKYMNRRLHSWAFARLQGRIEDKATEAGIPVEYVNPAYTSQTCHSCHRIGRRDSQAEFRCPNDDCHVSTFQADINASANIARRVDPWGESVPLDKAGRDDSPRDGSGCDTATTHREKSVPAQMTLTAYEESKPSTSDD
- a CDS encoding PD-(D/E)XK nuclease family protein, yielding MEGQTIAEEQAFLPVDVDGERVTISGIIDLLHITPDRIEIVDHKTDLDQHAESEYRKQLSVYYHIVSELYPDRTVTAEIFYTFDGKRVKIEPLDKGEIQDLVRQYR
- a CDS encoding UvrD-helicase domain-containing protein, producing the protein MSDFDPNEKQGRLIESTDGLHLVDAGAGTGKTFTVTRRYATIVEQSDVDPADILLVTFTNNAAAEMKERIVSQSEYGMRELTDAPIQTFHSLANDLLEEHGHAVPTYLGIDDRITGSTQILEDELVEEALFDEFIGQFMDTNPEYNSFFTAISDTTELLDLIKELAAKGVFPTAKGWYRDGESHLDGDFEAFEDLFEEINEPRNGGSKQSRLRAKLNKYGENKAYLPEAPERWEIRDGGKQVPDTVARRVFEEDREELKTFIHDMYHAYLSFALRRNYLNFSFLQLFAFVLLCEDHELREELGYEYVMVDEFQDSSEIQFKLTLLLAGTNNICVVGDWKQSIYSFQYADVDNIREFETRLERFTTELNNDYDRIQYPTTPVTKLELDTNYRSTQSVLDFTEHALTTPATSSESVDVDAVREKITSLTADADYDNSIIEAIRSDKEHEAILTKIDEITGNESYAVEKDGELRAPTYSDIAVVTRTRDFGRDLLDVAEECGLPMAYEGGIEVFRTDAAKLLLAWFRILERDADRGWALVLEEAGYTIDESKAVLKNEAYPEMMIGFREELRKLETFGGVARRVFERYGCEGPTADVVLHTVQSVYEATTLTRGDLIRFIEDAIESGSTHEVQAGAGTNSVTVQTIHATKGLEYPIVILANMNTNKFPSSGGSGTDISYDDPIGLRRRKLYSEVAHGVPYVYDNWKLDVLRRCLPREYDEERRLLYVAITRAENHVVFTAGENPNTFLEELPVDVEAVNPDLSSFTPEPVDESPFEVEISASEGSPRFSPHTFIDDAVFDDGTGGRGMEFGSQVHDFAEAYVLGEDVTSSSP